The window CCGGTTGATGATCCCGCGCCCGGAGCGGGGTGGATCGTTGCTGCATCTGCGAACGGGGACTGGACCGGGCAGGCCGGGCGGATCGCCTTCTGGAGCGGGGGCGGATGGCGCTTTGTCGACCCGGTGCCCGGCATGGCGTTATGGGATCGTGCAGCCGCACAGGTCATCCGGCTGGGCGCGGCAGGATGGGAGGCCGGACAATGGCGCGGTCACGTGATCGACGAGGCGGGGAACCGGGTGACGGGCGACCGCCAGCCGGCCATTTCGAACCCGGTCGGTGGCACGGTGATCGATCATGAAGCGCGCGCTGCGATCACCAATTTGCTGGCCGCGGCACGCACATACGGCATGATTGGTTCCGCGGAATAATGTGTCTTTCGCGCAACACACCGCATATTTGTTCGCTTGCACGGAAACTTACAGCGGAGTAGAGGGTTTGCGCTGTCCGTAGGACAACCATGAAAGGGGATTACAATGCGGAAGCTTGCCGTCACATTGGCGCTTGCATCAACCGCGCTGGCCACTCCCGCCCTTGCACGCGACAAAGCGTGGTATGTGGGCGTGGAAGGCGGCGCGATGATCGTCGAAGACATCGACTATGACATCGCAACCGGCAACGGTGCCACCGCTACCGTTGATAGCGACTATGGTTACGACGCTGGTGCCACGGTCGGTTACGACTTCGGTCCGGTCCGTCTGGAAACCGAAGTCAGCTATCGCAGCGCGACTGCCGACGAGTTCACCTCGTCGACCACCACCCCGGCGTTCAACGCGGCGGGTGCGGTGTTCAACGCGCCGGCTGGCAGCTACAGCCTGGGCGGCCGCACGAGCGCGCTGAGCTTCATGGCCAATGCGCTGCTGGACTTCGGTGCTGACGATGCCGTTCAGGGCTTTATCGGTGGTGGTGCCGGTGTTGCCCGCGTCAAGGCGAGCGACAATCGCCTGAACGAGAACGGTGCGTTCCTCGACAACTCCGACACGGTGTTCGCATGGCAGGCCCTGGCCGGTGTGCGCGCCCCGCTCAGCGATAATGTCGATGTGTCGCTGAAGTATCGTTTCTTCAACGCCGACAACGTGTCCTACTCGGACATTCAGGGTCGTCAGTTCGAAGGCCGGTTCCGCTCGCACTCGCTGCTGGGTGGCCTGACCTTCAACTTCGGTGCGCCGACGCCGCCGCCGCCGCCGCCGCCCCCGCCGCCGCCTCCCCCGCCGCCTCCGCCGCCCCCGCCGCCGCCTCCGCCGCCTCCGCCGGCAGTGGTCTGCACCCCGGGGCCGTACATCGTGTTCTTCGACTGGGATAAGTCGGATATCACGCCGGAAGCCGCGAGCATCCTGGACAACGCGATCACCAACTATCAGTCGTGCGGCAACGCGCAGGTGATGCTGGCTGGTCACGCCGACAAGTCGGGTTCGGCCAAGTACAATGTGGGTCTGTCGCAGCGTCGCGCTGACGCGGTGAAGGCTTACCTGTCGGGCCGTGGCATCGGCGAAGGCGCGATTTCGACGGAAGCGTTCGGTGAAAGCCGTCCGCGCGTCGACACCGCCGACGGTGTCCGCGAACTGCAGAACCGCCGGGTGGAAGTCACCTACGGTCCGGGTTCGGGCAACTGATCGACCGGTAACGGACGAACAAGGATCGGGGGTCGGGAAACCGGCCCCCTTTTCTTTTGCGCGCGGCAGGGGCGTTCGAGGCGGCACCTGCTGGCCGATGTAGCGTCAGGGATATGCCAGCCGCTGGCAGGCCGGGGAACGCGGGCTTGCTGGGTTCCCGACCACGACATCCGAACATACCGGAAGCGTTGCAGGGCAGAGGCGGCATCCGTCCTGCCCCGTTTCCCCCTCGGTACCAGGCCGGCCCGCCGGCTGGCGTTGCGGATGATGGACAGCATCGCATCAGGGCATCGGCGGCCTGAACTGACCCAAGGTCATGGCGCAGTGCGCTTGACGCCCGGCCCACCGAAGGTTCAGGTCAAGCGCCTGTCCCGTTCCCGGACGCGGGCGCGCGCTTTTGAATGGAGCGCAATGGTCAACGGCGCGTTAACATGTGCCATGAGCATTCACCGCATCGAGCCCGCCGCACCCAACGGTTTTCGTCGCCAGCTGAACCTGCCCAAGCCCAAGATCGCCAATCCCGATGACAGCGACATCAAACTGTTCGCGCTGAGCTTCACAGCGTTCTTCGTCTGCTTTTATACGCTGTTCCTGTAACGGACGGCGTCAGCAGGCGGCCGCATCTTCCATCTGGCAAACCCGGTGCAGGCGATAGGCCAGCCATGCCGAGATGAGGCACATGCCGGCCACGACCAGCAGCATATCTTCCGATGAGATGCCAAGCCCGGTCAGCCCCATGACGAACAGCGCGCCCACGGTCATTGCGCCGGCATTGACGACGTTGTTCGCCGCAACCGTGCGCGCCGTCTGATCCTTGGTCACGGTCGTGGTGAGAAAGGCATAGAGGGGTACGACGAACATCCCCCCGAACACGGCGATGGCCAGCAGCG of the Sphingomonas sp. BGYR3 genome contains:
- a CDS encoding DUF2793 domain-containing protein → MSDDQTPRWAMPMLHPGQAQKEMTHNEALIIADFLIAGIVEGSAGAPPVDDPAPGAGWIVAASANGDWTGQAGRIAFWSGGGWRFVDPVPGMALWDRAAAQVIRLGAAGWEAGQWRGHVIDEAGNRVTGDRQPAISNPVGGTVIDHEARAAITNLLAAARTYGMIGSAE
- a CDS encoding OmpA family protein; the protein is MRKLAVTLALASTALATPALARDKAWYVGVEGGAMIVEDIDYDIATGNGATATVDSDYGYDAGATVGYDFGPVRLETEVSYRSATADEFTSSTTTPAFNAAGAVFNAPAGSYSLGGRTSALSFMANALLDFGADDAVQGFIGGGAGVARVKASDNRLNENGAFLDNSDTVFAWQALAGVRAPLSDNVDVSLKYRFFNADNVSYSDIQGRQFEGRFRSHSLLGGLTFNFGAPTPPPPPPPPPPPPPPPPPPPPPPPPPPPAVVCTPGPYIVFFDWDKSDITPEAASILDNAITNYQSCGNAQVMLAGHADKSGSAKYNVGLSQRRADAVKAYLSGRGIGEGAISTEAFGESRPRVDTADGVRELQNRRVEVTYGPGSGN